The Phyllopteryx taeniolatus isolate TA_2022b chromosome 4, UOR_Ptae_1.2, whole genome shotgun sequence genome includes the window CTTTTGGACTTAAAGTCCAGACGCCAGAGCATAACATATttgagctggaaaaaaaagctgttgaAGATGAAGAGGCTGGTGGTGTTTTTGATTTGCTTGGTCGTTTTGACCATCTATACAGGTAGGAACCACCCGAAAATTCTACTTGAAGGCACTCACAATTTATATCACGTTGTCTGTGCATTTATGTGAGTGAACCACGGTGATTAATATACCGTATGTTTATATTCAATCATCATACTTGATGTTTCAACTTTATCTCCCCATCTCGTTGCAATTTGCATGGCAATACCTGCCTAATTCGTCGACATTTCTGGCATAAAGAGCACGCACGATCTGGGTTTCTCATTTTGCCCCATCAGTCTTCACCAGGTAGTTCGTGTTTTGCCACGTTGCCGTGAGAGCAGCGGCCACAGATCGGACCGTGTGTTGTTGACACACTGAGAGCTGCGTTCGAAAACCAGTCCGCACAGCCGGATGGTGCTGCACGGGCCTGCCTCCCCGGGGAGTGAGGACGATGAATGGGCACTTTGTTACCTTTCAGCAAATATCCCACTTCCCAAAAGAGGCCTGGttggagagagggagagagagagggggcgggggggggggggggagtgagaAGGGGTGCATGGGTTGGACCAGCTTGAGAGAGTGTCAGTGATGTGTTATGTTTGCTAGAAACAGGGAGTGCTCCCTTCCCTTGGGACCGATGCTGAGGAAACCTCCAAAACACCTTAGGCCAAACCACAGCTCGCAGCAGCCAATGGTAGTAACATTTTTCTTCGTGGCCTTTACCACAAGGGTTGCTGGACAGGACAACTACTCATTAGTGAGCAAACTATTGACAACAAATGCATATAGTCCAGGGTATAAAACAAAGAAACGGTTCCtacaatgaagaagaagaagaactatAGCACTATGTAGTCTGTATTTCAATATTGCGAGGGTGGGTTGCATTATACGTtggattttcttttgtgtgtcttCTCCTTAGATGCCAACCCCATCATCAAGGAGAGCTTTGCTAAGCAGCTTCTGCGTAGCAAGAGACAGGAGAGGCCCAGGAAGGCAGGCCACCCCGATGAGCCCATGAGGGTGAGGCCCCCCGGGGGTCATTCAGAGTACAGGGCACATGTACAGCTGGCTCTTCGACACACGCTGATATTCGACCTATTAACCTTTCTGACTTTTCTTTCCCATATCCTCTCCAAAAACCTTTGCTATTGAGTCGACAAGTACCTCATAACTGTTTCTAGTATGGACGAGGCATTTTTACGCAAATGTGTTTTCTTGGAAATCTAGGGATTTAGGAATAACAAACATTTATTCCTAAAATAAGGCCCggaagtatttggacagtgacaGAGTCATGATTTGTCCTTTAAACATCAATGcaattaattgtaaaaaatattttcaggcaATCAAAAGTATTTTTAGCAAGATGACTTAATTGGTACATGTGTAATTGTAATACTTGGATGAAAATCGTTTGCAGTGAAGAATTGCATGGCTGAGCTCAGGCCATTGAATTGGCCATTGAagagttttgtattttgtatttattttttatttttttttgccttcatcAAGTCTTGAGTTGCTTTTCTACGACAACTGGATGGGATGATTTTGCGTTCCTGATTTTTATCCAAGTAAATGATGGCTATATTTACAATATGTGACTTTTTCCAAATTTGACGTCCTGAAAATGAAGGCAATTTACTTGTCAGATATGTAATCTGGTCTAACATTATGCTGTGTGCACGTGTGCTTACCCGATTAAAGCAGAATAAGGCAGTGAAGTCTGAGTGACAAGTCCAagcatgtaattttttttttttagctaacttTTACTTTTAATCTGAATGTGTTTTCGAAATGAAAGCAGAACTTTTCACAGGTTTTTGTGTCATTGtgactgttttgtattttttgccatCACTGCTCTATGCGCAATGCTATTTTCTCTTGCGATAATGACGCCCCACCATTTGTTCATGTCCACGTCATGCAGGAGCACATGCTTCATATGCAGGCTCTGGACCAGAGAGCACAGGAGACCAACATGGAGAACTGGCTCAATCCTCACTGCTACCCACGCTGTGACAGGAACTATGGATACCCTGTCTGATGATGAAAGGTCGCACCCCTGTGTCCTGTAACCCAAATACATACTTAACATAAATGTAGCCACCTGTatggaaaaaaagcaacaacaaaaacatacaatgaaCGACATAAATTTAATTGACAGGTGACAAAgtacaagagtaaaaaaaaaaaaaaaaaagatctcccTCTCGGGTCTACTCTGTGAATAGGGTTTCCCCTGATAGTGATTTCTTTACACTGataataaaatatcaaatgttaattttgttcctgtttttgtgagTTAACCCCCTCTTGAAATGTttgaaagaggaaaaagaacaaCGGGAAACTtcaaaaactttgaaatgtatttctGATCCATGCAGCTGCAATTTTGTTCATCGCTCAAATTAAAATAATCCACACGTCAGCCACAAGATTTGTGGCCCACTCACACAGGAATGTGGAACTACAAGATcgtgtttctttttaaaaaaaaatgtattttcactctTACCGCGTTTGGAAAACATACCTTGAAAAGTAAATACGTTTCTGTTTTAAGCAATGTAAGATGGATTTGTCTGAGACCAATAAATCATCAATGGAATGCCTCATCCCAGAataaggaaaaaatacaaaatacattcaaatattcACTTTTGACTAAACTAGATGAATTACTGATGttgttttaattgtcttttCTCTGCAGAAAAGAACAGCGTCAACACGATAAAACTGGTTGGAAATGGAAAGACTTCCTCAAACGGATCCGTGAATACATGCGAGTGGATAATGAATATATAATGTTGTTTGTCTAAGAATGCATGTTCGTTTCTTATAATATGTGTATTGCCAATTAGTATCATATAGCATAACATGGTAAACTTTGTGGAATGAGTgaataaaaatatgcaaaatcacGACTCAATAATTGATTAAAACATGAATATAAAAATGGCGCACTTGTGCAGTGGTAATTAGgtctaaatgtttttgttttgtttgttgacgTGTCGGTCAAATCGGAGCTTTGCTCGTGCCTGGTTAATTGATGTCGATTGTTTTGAATGGCACAAAGGACAATCGCGTTCATGCGCGTGCAAGTGCTGAAATAAAGTGCGCAGCGCGCGGCCCGTGCTCCATCACACCGCGGCAGGGTGCGTGGAATATTGCACCTATATGAAACCGTTGATTTATTCGGAAATGCCTTCAAATCTTCAGAAACGCGTGATTGACTATTTTGAGTTACTATTTGACGAGTTTATATGTAGATATTTTCAGGTTAAAAAGCGAATAAAAATAGGCCTGCCCTAAATTGGAATTGAATTTACGGGATAATTGTGGCCTTCTGCTATAGTTTAGCTAACAGTTGCACAGAATGACTAAATATATTGAATTATTGTATTTCCGTGAGGCTTTAAAAGATTTCAATGCATTGACGACCCATTCTTGTTAACGTGATCTTCCGTTGTGCAATTTAAACAATGAGGCCGTTAACAGGTGAAAACGttagatttattaaaacaagtttgacaccgAGTGTTATTTTTACCACTTCAATATGCATAATGAAATATGTTAATGTCAATAAACAATGCAGTTAGGCCTAAACAACCCGTGGTTTAGCTAACATTTAGAAATGCTGGACAATTGGAGCAAAGTTGGACTTTGAAAGCAACAGGAACAGATTAATActttcaacacaaagtgcttaagaacagtttcaaaaaaacaatgtgtcaaatctttttaaattacagcaaaCTATTTCAACCCAAAGAATGGATTTTTATAAACGGAAAACAATTCTCACGATCTCCCATCAtaaggtgggtgggggggggaagtcaTACAATCCATCTTGTTATATTTTGATATTAGTCAAATGTACAAATTTTACAAaagaaatgtatgcatgtatgaaTGCATAATGTACCAGTGCATAATTGGAACAGGACTTCATTTAACTTTGGTCAGTACATTATGCCCAACTGGCCTATGtacatgtcataatttgcctATGTACATGTCATAATTTGTCTTTATAGATTACATTACACAAAAACGTCATGTAATAATCACCCTATAAAGTTCTGCATGATACTTGTGAGAGTGAAAGTCATCTCTTGTCtttgaagaagccttttgaagTGCTGCTCTCCTTGATGGTGACGGTCAGGAAGTTGGCGGTCACGTCCGTCACCAGGACCTTCTCCACGCTGCACAGGGACGGCCGCCACGTCACCTCGTCCGAGTCGACGTCGAGTCGGGTCGGGGAGGGCTTGTCTAAGAAGTAAGGCTTTTCCGTGGGCAGCAGCTGGGTGGGGCGACTCTGCTGCTTGGAGGGGCCTGAGCTGTTCTGAGTCCTGTGCGCGTCACTGCCTGCGTAAAGCTGCTTGTAGGAGCCCTCATCTGTCATTGGCCGGTTGTGTgaatgatggtggtggtgatggtggcgGCGGTGGTGGTGCCGGTGGTGTTTATGGCCGTGACTGTGGTTTTCGGGTTGTCTGTGATGGGGCGCTTTGACTAGTCTCACGTCTCCGCTGCTCTGTAGCTTCAGCAGTTTTTGAGGGCTGCGGCTCACGAGCTCGTCTGCTCTCCTCTTGCCGGCCTCCGAGCCCGCACAGACGTCGTCCTGGAAACGGAGCTTGGGCTTTGGCCCTCTCTTTTTGGGTAAATGCACCAGGCCGTCGGCTTGTCGTTCATAGGTCAGATCCGGCGGGCCGACAAAGACGCTCTCTCCTCGGTTAACAGTGCTGGGTGGGAAAATTGTGGGGACAACAGCTCTCAGGCCTTCTCTGGCCCTCGGGGTGGCAACTGGCTCTGCTGTGGGGTAGCTCATGTGCATCCCCCGCATTGCCTCGTTCCTAAACTCATAAGACTTGGCGCTATCTTTAACTTGGGCCTATTAGAAAATGAGACCAATTAGAGGCAACACGTACAAATATACAAACATTCTTACATGTTTATGGTTCCATTTTAGTCAACAGTTTCTCACATTTCATACTTATTTGAACATGTTccatttcatgacattttttatttacattttacagaggTGTATTACTGTGGAGTAACCCTATGAAAAATGCATGTTCAAAGACTATTCGCTGCACAAGGAACCAGGCTTCAAAAGTGTAATTAGGGTGTGACACTGCTATAAAACGGACAATTACAGGACCAAGTTCCTTCCTGGACCTTGTAT containing:
- the c4h17orf67 gene encoding uncharacterized protein C17orf67 homolog codes for the protein MKRLVVFLICLVVLTIYTDANPIIKESFAKQLLRSKRQERPRKAGHPDEPMREHMLHMQALDQRAQETNMENWLNPHCYPRCDRNYGYPV
- the cbx8b gene encoding chromobox protein homolog 8b, producing MELSAVGERVFAAESIIKRRIRKGRLEYLVKWKGWSPKYSTWEPEENILDSRLFAAFEQRERERELFGPKKRGPKPKTFLLKAQVKDSAKSYEFRNEAMRGMHMSYPTAEPVATPRAREGLRAVVPTIFPPSTVNRGESVFVGPPDLTYERQADGLVHLPKKRGPKPKLRFQDDVCAGSEAGKRRADELVSRSPQKLLKLQSSGDVRLVKAPHHRQPENHSHGHKHHRHHHRRHHHHHHHSHNRPMTDEGSYKQLYAGSDAHRTQNSSGPSKQQSRPTQLLPTEKPYFLDKPSPTRLDVDSDEVTWRPSLCSVEKVLVTDVTANFLTVTIKESSTSKGFFKDKR